The proteins below are encoded in one region of Desulfomicrobium apsheronum:
- a CDS encoding secondary thiamine-phosphate synthase enzyme YjbQ, with translation MKSYRKELWFQVPTRRAFINITGDVEQCLAESGIREGLVLVNAMHITASVFINDDESGLHHDYEKWLEKLAPHEPVSQYRHNVGEDNADAHMKRQIMGREVVVAVTGGRLDFGTWERIFYGEFDGRRKKRVLVKIIGE, from the coding sequence GTGCCGACCCGCCGGGCCTTCATCAACATTACGGGCGATGTCGAGCAATGCCTGGCCGAGAGCGGCATAAGGGAAGGGCTCGTGCTCGTGAACGCCATGCACATCACCGCCTCGGTCTTCATCAACGACGACGAGTCCGGTCTGCATCACGACTACGAAAAGTGGCTGGAAAAGCTGGCGCCGCATGAACCGGTCTCGCAGTACCGGCACAATGTGGGCGAGGACAACGCCGACGCGCACATGAAACGGCAGATCATGGGCCGCGAGGTGGTCGTGGCCGTGACCGGCGGGCGTCTCGATTTTGGGACCTGGGAGCGGATCTTCTATGGGGAGTTCGACGGACGCAGGAAAAAGCGGGTGCTGGTCAAGATCATCGGTGAGTGA
- a CDS encoding superoxide dismutase, which produces MNKSLLEPSCGLTRRKFLAATSSAALLFALGGLRGPAWAAPLELSALPYAENALEPVISARTIGFHYGKHHKGYFNNLNKLIAGSEFADMSLEKIILETSDKADKTAIFNNAAQTWNHSFYWQSLSPKGGGTPPADLKNRINDSFGDLDTCLKELSAAAVGRFASGWAWLVADGDKLKVMNTMNADTPMTSGLKPLLTIDVWEHAYYLDYQNRRADYVKAVLEKLINWEFAAANLG; this is translated from the coding sequence ATGAACAAATCCCTTCTGGAACCTTCGTGCGGTTTGACCCGCCGAAAATTTCTGGCAGCCACTTCCAGCGCCGCTCTCCTTTTTGCCCTGGGCGGCCTGCGGGGTCCCGCCTGGGCAGCCCCCCTCGAACTTTCGGCGTTGCCCTACGCGGAAAACGCCCTGGAACCCGTCATTTCCGCCAGGACCATCGGCTTTCATTACGGCAAGCACCACAAGGGCTACTTCAACAATCTGAACAAACTTATCGCGGGCAGCGAATTCGCCGACATGTCCCTGGAAAAAATCATCCTCGAAACGAGCGACAAGGCGGACAAGACCGCCATCTTCAACAATGCCGCCCAGACCTGGAACCACTCATTTTACTGGCAGAGCCTCTCTCCCAAGGGCGGAGGAACGCCTCCCGCCGATCTGAAGAACAGGATCAACGATTCCTTCGGCGATCTGGACACCTGCCTGAAGGAACTAAGTGCCGCCGCCGTCGGACGTTTTGCCAGCGGATGGGCCTGGCTGGTGGCTGACGGCGACAAGCTCAAGGTCATGAACACCATGAACGCTGACACGCCCATGACCAGCGGATTGAAGCCCCTTCTTACCATCGATGTCTGGGAGCACGCCTACTACCTGGACTACCAGAATCGCAGGGCCGACTATGTCAAGGCCGTGCTGGAAAAGCTGATCAACTGGGAATTCGCCGCCGCGAATCTGGGTTGA
- a CDS encoding DUF445 domain-containing protein: MLLKLCFSTLICAFIGWITNFIAIKMLFHPRRPVQIGSLTVQGIFPKRQKALAMNLAAVIEGELLSHDDIQNVMRRPEFAAKLKDRIQDGFAEFLSKRLGTLNPMIAMFLDGPMMEKIKGLLDKELDRIVPGLLETATSELETSLDFRKLIQDKIENLSMERLEVLLMSIMSKEFRFIEVVGAVLGAMIGLIQGLIFF, translated from the coding sequence ATGCTTTTGAAACTGTGCTTTTCGACCCTGATCTGCGCCTTTATCGGCTGGATCACCAACTTCATCGCCATCAAGATGCTCTTTCACCCGCGCCGCCCGGTGCAGATCGGTAGCCTGACGGTGCAGGGAATCTTTCCCAAGAGGCAAAAAGCGCTGGCCATGAATCTGGCCGCCGTCATCGAGGGCGAGCTTCTCTCCCACGACGACATCCAGAACGTCATGCGCCGTCCCGAATTCGCGGCCAAGCTCAAGGACAGAATCCAGGACGGCTTCGCCGAATTCCTGTCCAAACGCCTGGGAACCCTGAATCCCATGATCGCCATGTTTCTGGACGGCCCCATGATGGAAAAGATCAAAGGGCTGCTGGACAAGGAACTGGATCGCATCGTGCCGGGCCTGCTTGAAACCGCGACAAGCGAATTGGAAACTTCCCTGGATTTCAGGAAGCTCATCCAGGACAAGATCGAAAACCTCTCCATGGAAAGGCTCGAAGTGCTGCTCATGTCCATCATGTCCAAGGAATTCCGGTTCATCGAAGTGGTGGGCGCGGTCCTGGGCGCGATGATAGGCCTGATCCAGGGCCTGATTTTCTTCTAG
- a CDS encoding phenylpyruvate tautomerase MIF-related protein, with product MPCLEVTTNIRVQDKNKLMRSLSDCVCTELCKAETYMMVIINDDVSMFFGGNEEPVAHVTLSALGLKDELIGKLAGDLTEMIQTQAGIESPRIYIVFKDAEPGKWAWDGRTFA from the coding sequence ATGCCCTGCCTTGAAGTTACGACCAACATTCGCGTCCAGGACAAGAACAAGCTCATGCGCTCTCTTTCCGATTGTGTCTGCACGGAGCTCTGCAAGGCCGAAACCTACATGATGGTCATCATCAACGATGACGTCTCCATGTTCTTCGGCGGCAACGAGGAGCCCGTGGCGCACGTGACCTTGAGCGCCCTCGGACTCAAGGACGAGTTGATCGGGAAGCTGGCCGGGGACTTGACGGAAATGATCCAGACGCAAGCAGGCATCGAAAGCCCGCGCATCTACATCGTCTTCAAGGATGCGGAACCCGGCAAATGGGCCTGGGACGGACGCACCTTCGCCTGA
- a CDS encoding universal stress protein: MDPKKILIAVDASDNAARAVTYVAELLGASTGFLITVLYIERPPNRDLYPDEASWVEAGQAQELRIRTFLQQAKSNLTGQGIAPDAVTISYVPHCQSPVNPAAQQCSIGTSIARDILQVQQQGDFGTLVIGRRGVSRAEEFLFGSVTTKVTHLAKDCTVWVVQ; this comes from the coding sequence ATGGACCCCAAGAAAATTCTCATAGCCGTGGACGCCTCTGACAACGCGGCCCGTGCCGTGACCTATGTCGCCGAACTGCTCGGAGCCAGTACGGGCTTTTTGATCACGGTCCTCTATATCGAGCGTCCGCCCAACCGCGACCTGTATCCGGACGAGGCCTCCTGGGTCGAGGCCGGTCAGGCCCAGGAACTGCGCATCCGCACCTTCCTGCAACAAGCCAAGTCCAACCTGACCGGACAGGGCATTGCGCCGGACGCGGTGACCATTTCCTATGTTCCGCATTGCCAGTCCCCGGTGAACCCCGCCGCGCAGCAGTGCAGCATCGGCACGTCCATTGCCCGCGACATCCTGCAGGTCCAACAGCAGGGCGATTTCGGGACCCTGGTCATCGGCCGGCGGGGAGTGTCCCGCGCCGAGGAGTTTCTATTCGGCAGTGTGACCACCAAGGTCACGCATCTCGCCAAGGACTGCACCGTCTGGGTGGTGCAATAA
- a CDS encoding serine/threonine protein kinase, which produces MTNAYEIISRFDPDFPRKRAGQLLTDTTEFMNITYGDVIDLDGRYFLVLRDEKERSFGVEDPKYWVKRCRELSTGERKILKLVFYERFPVSMGSMEIECFRSPRKEARILDLVRGDMRFMQGYSHDDAAGNNVRVLDVVKGELLSLHVDRLEVDHRTYFFELLPDILDKFVEACRAIEFLHKHGENHGDIRRDHLWLEQGTGNYVWIDFDYTYEFQENPSGLDIFGLGNLLLFLVGKKFCTTFNIPRPDFDGKADVSFEAADFSMLFKNRLANLRKVYPYVPHALNNVLMHFSSASEVFYFNVGEMLEDLAPCLDEIRRGRINS; this is translated from the coding sequence ATGACCAATGCCTATGAAATAATCAGCCGCTTCGACCCGGATTTCCCGCGCAAGCGGGCCGGGCAGTTGCTTACCGACACCACGGAGTTCATGAACATCACATACGGCGATGTGATCGATCTGGATGGCAGGTATTTCCTGGTGCTGCGGGACGAAAAGGAACGCAGCTTCGGTGTGGAAGACCCCAAATACTGGGTCAAGCGTTGCCGGGAGCTGTCCACTGGAGAGAGAAAGATCCTGAAGCTGGTCTTTTACGAGCGCTTTCCCGTATCCATGGGCAGCATGGAGATCGAATGCTTTCGCAGCCCGCGCAAGGAGGCGCGCATCCTTGATCTGGTCAGGGGCGACATGCGTTTCATGCAGGGCTACTCCCACGACGACGCGGCCGGAAACAACGTGCGTGTTCTCGATGTGGTCAAGGGCGAGCTTCTCTCGCTGCACGTCGACCGTCTGGAGGTCGATCACAGGACCTATTTCTTCGAACTGCTGCCGGACATCCTGGACAAGTTCGTCGAAGCCTGCCGCGCCATCGAATTTCTGCACAAGCACGGCGAAAACCATGGCGACATCCGCCGCGACCACCTCTGGCTGGAGCAGGGTACGGGCAACTACGTGTGGATTGATTTCGACTACACCTACGAATTCCAGGAAAACCCCTCCGGTCTGGACATCTTTGGCCTTGGCAATCTGCTCCTGTTCCTGGTCGGCAAGAAATTCTGCACCACCTTCAACATCCCGCGACCGGACTTTGACGGCAAGGCGGATGTCTCTTTTGAAGCGGCGGACTTCTCCATGCTTTTCAAGAACCGTCTGGCCAATCTGCGAAAAGTCTATCCCTATGTGCCCCATGCGTTGAACAACGTGCTCATGCACTTTTCCTCCGCCTCCGAAGTGTTCTATTTCAATGTCGGAGAAATGCTTGAAGACCTTGCGCCCTGCCTCGACGAAATCCGTCGCGGGCGAATCAACAGTTAA
- a CDS encoding YbgA family protein, with protein sequence MNRPIRLGVSRCLLGDKVRYDGGHKHDPFLTKTLGEYVEYVPVCPEVECGLPIPREALRLVGDPESPRLLTQKTRVDHTRRMQEWAAGRLAELESENLCGFIFKSKSPSSGMERVKVYSESGNLAGQSVGIFARMFMQHFPLLPVEEEGRLHDVHLRENFIDRIFVLRRYRDMIKSGQTLSNLITFHTRHKLQLLAHSPEIYRAMGRLVAGGKAMPKEQLFKSYHEHLMTAMRMKATPPKHRNVLQHIMGYFKNDLLPDEKQELIELINQFARGFLPLIVPVTLLNHYVLKYEEFYLQDQTYLRPHPLELKLRNHA encoded by the coding sequence ATGAACCGACCCATCCGGCTGGGAGTCAGCCGCTGCCTGCTCGGGGACAAGGTCCGCTACGACGGAGGGCACAAGCATGACCCCTTCCTGACCAAGACCCTGGGCGAATATGTGGAATACGTTCCGGTCTGTCCGGAGGTGGAATGCGGCCTGCCCATTCCGCGCGAAGCCCTGCGTCTGGTGGGCGACCCGGAGTCCCCGCGACTTCTGACCCAGAAGACCCGCGTCGACCACACCCGGCGCATGCAGGAATGGGCCGCCGGCCGTCTGGCTGAACTGGAATCCGAAAACTTGTGCGGGTTCATTTTCAAGAGCAAATCCCCATCCAGCGGCATGGAGAGGGTCAAGGTCTATTCGGAATCGGGCAACCTCGCCGGGCAATCCGTCGGCATCTTCGCGCGCATGTTCATGCAGCACTTCCCCCTGCTCCCGGTCGAAGAGGAGGGACGCCTGCACGACGTTCACCTGCGCGAAAATTTCATCGACCGCATCTTCGTGTTGCGCCGCTACCGCGACATGATCAAATCCGGCCAGACCTTGAGCAATCTGATCACCTTTCACACCCGGCACAAGCTCCAGCTCCTGGCCCACAGCCCCGAAATCTACCGGGCCATGGGCAGACTGGTGGCGGGCGGCAAGGCCATGCCCAAGGAGCAACTCTTCAAGAGCTACCACGAGCATCTCATGACCGCCATGCGCATGAAGGCCACGCCGCCCAAGCACAGGAACGTGCTGCAGCACATCATGGGTTATTTCAAGAACGACCTGCTACCGGACGAAAAGCAGGAACTGATCGAACTCATCAACCAGTTCGCTCGCGGCTTCCTGCCGCTCATCGTGCCCGTGACCCTGCTCAATCACTATGTGCTCAAATATGAGGAGTTCTACCTTCAGGACCAAACGTATCTGCGGCCCCATCCCCTGGAACTCAAGTTGCGCAACCACGCCTAG
- a CDS encoding pyridoxamine 5'-phosphate oxidase family protein, with translation MPTLMTQPNFVETTIADPQIRETLEAILGEQRSGVLATSFMDIPLCSQMAFAATHDLRTLIIVTPRQTAKYDNMSSNPNVSFLVSTARNDPSDPANAQALTVTAFATELDGERRHKAVNLFSRRHPNLSAFAAASDSAVMELKVDSYCLVNNFQKLTRIGLG, from the coding sequence ATGCCGACTTTGATGACCCAACCGAACTTTGTGGAGACCACCATCGCCGATCCGCAGATCCGCGAAACCCTGGAGGCCATCCTTGGCGAACAGCGCTCCGGAGTTCTGGCCACCTCCTTCATGGACATACCCCTGTGCAGCCAGATGGCCTTTGCCGCGACCCATGACTTGAGGACCCTGATCATCGTAACCCCGCGCCAAACCGCGAAATACGACAACATGAGCTCCAACCCCAATGTCTCCTTTTTGGTCAGCACGGCCCGCAACGATCCGTCCGATCCAGCCAACGCGCAGGCCCTGACGGTGACCGCATTCGCCACCGAACTCGACGGAGAACGCAGGCACAAGGCGGTGAATCTCTTTTCAAGAAGGCACCCGAATCTGAGCGCCTTCGCGGCCGCATCCGACAGCGCTGTCATGGAGCTAAAAGTTGACAGCTACTGCCTGGTCAACAATTTTCAGAAGCTGACCCGCATCGGTCTTGGATGA
- a CDS encoding SDR family oxidoreductase, whose protein sequence is MKDNRTVAVLGATGYIGGRLVAALLERGWRVRAVGRNPEKLRCRPFAAHENVELAQADALDQPALTEALRGCHAAYYLVHSMYPGVKNFEDRDKRAAIIMRDAAKEAGLERIIYLGGLGDMDKDLSEHLKSRMEVGEILGSGPVPLTWLRAAMIIGSGSASFEILRYLVDRLPVMITPAWVKSLCQPIAVTNVLEYLAGCLENPETAGRTMDIGGPDILSYRDLFDIYARVAGLRQRLIIPVPVLTPKLSSYWIQMVTPVPASLSRPLAEGLRNKVVCRENSIRELVPARLLTCEEAISRALDRTVRHEVETCWSDAGLQRVPEWIDCGDAPYAGGTVLESAHTLTLAATPSQVWKAIVRLGGDEGWMYGNWMWKIRGICDKLIGGPGLRRGRRDPDQLRVGDALDFWRVLVVEENRRLRLLAEMKLPGEALLQFDVDEERPGRTRVTLRARFLPRGLWGIVYWYPLIPVHGPLFRGMLTALARKIGGKILFGPITPPKEGSQCRL, encoded by the coding sequence ATGAAAGACAACCGCACCGTCGCCGTGCTCGGAGCCACCGGCTACATCGGAGGCCGCCTGGTCGCGGCCCTGCTTGAGCGGGGCTGGAGAGTGCGCGCCGTGGGCCGCAATCCGGAGAAGCTGCGGTGCAGGCCTTTCGCGGCCCATGAAAACGTGGAACTGGCCCAGGCCGACGCCCTGGACCAGCCCGCGCTGACAGAGGCCCTGCGCGGATGTCACGCGGCCTACTATCTGGTTCATTCCATGTATCCGGGCGTGAAGAATTTCGAGGACCGCGACAAGCGAGCGGCCATCATCATGCGCGACGCGGCCAAGGAGGCCGGTCTTGAACGGATCATCTATCTGGGCGGCCTTGGCGACATGGACAAGGATTTGAGCGAACACCTCAAATCGCGCATGGAAGTCGGCGAGATCCTGGGCAGCGGGCCGGTCCCCCTGACCTGGCTGCGGGCGGCCATGATCATCGGTTCGGGCAGCGCCTCTTTCGAGATCCTGCGTTATCTGGTGGACCGCCTGCCGGTCATGATCACTCCGGCCTGGGTCAAGTCCCTGTGCCAGCCCATCGCCGTGACCAACGTGCTCGAATACCTGGCCGGGTGTCTCGAAAATCCCGAGACGGCTGGGCGCACCATGGACATCGGCGGCCCGGACATTCTGAGCTACCGCGATCTTTTCGACATATACGCCCGCGTGGCCGGACTGCGACAGCGCCTCATCATACCGGTCCCCGTCCTGACGCCGAAGCTCTCCTCCTACTGGATCCAGATGGTCACGCCAGTTCCCGCCAGCCTGTCGCGTCCCCTGGCGGAAGGGCTGCGCAACAAGGTTGTGTGCCGGGAAAACAGCATCCGGGAGCTTGTCCCGGCCCGCCTGCTCACATGCGAAGAGGCCATCAGCAGGGCGCTCGACCGCACGGTCCGCCACGAGGTGGAAACCTGCTGGTCCGACGCCGGCCTGCAACGCGTGCCGGAATGGATAGACTGCGGCGACGCGCCCTATGCCGGAGGCACGGTGCTGGAGTCGGCGCACACCCTGACCCTGGCCGCCACCCCGTCCCAGGTCTGGAAAGCCATTGTCCGTCTCGGCGGGGACGAAGGCTGGATGTACGGAAACTGGATGTGGAAAATCCGGGGAATATGCGACAAGCTCATCGGCGGTCCGGGTCTGCGGCGCGGACGGCGTGATCCTGATCAACTGCGCGTTGGTGACGCCCTGGACTTCTGGCGAGTGCTGGTCGTCGAAGAAAATCGCCGCCTTCGCCTGCTGGCCGAAATGAAACTGCCGGGCGAAGCCCTGCTCCAGTTCGATGTGGATGAAGAGCGCCCAGGCCGCACCAGAGTGACCCTGCGAGCCCGCTTTTTACCCCGGGGATTGTGGGGCATCGTGTACTGGTACCCTCTCATACCCGTGCATGGGCCGCTCTTTCGGGGCATGCTCACGGCGCTGGCCCGCAAGATCGGCGGAAAAATTCTTTTCGGACCCATCACCCCACCCAAGGAGGGCTCGCAATGCCGACTTTGA
- a CDS encoding leucyl aminopeptidase, whose protein sequence is MNIHVFRDGGELKDAVLLMFRSEGKDWSEADQELARLFGLDPVISFSGKAGRTRLCSASGGSCLLVGLGKADDLDLDGFRAAVGTAVRAAASQELSCLAVASEHLDRLELADDLTLECVVAVRLASYRFVAFKSDPGEEDCPRSLAVWSRDTDMQGKVARALAVAEGVALARDLVNTPANVATPEHLAGVARDLAARFGFGAQVFGPKEIIEMGMGSFASVFRGSDTPARFIVLDSAPGSEARPLVFVGKGVTFDTGGISLKPSAKMHEMKGDMAGAAAILGLFMALGRAGESPRRVIGLLPCTENVPGSKATKPGDVVTAMNGKTIEILNTDAEGRLILADALAYSARFEPEILVDLATLTGACLVALGTKVAAVFSTTAELDGRIREGGSRVGERYWPMPLWAEYGVPLKGEVADLKNIATREGGAIYAAMFLKNFVPEGVDWAHLDIAGPAWTDENMSIFRPGGTGFGVRTLWELIGAYAGEEGETAL, encoded by the coding sequence ATGAATATACATGTATTTCGGGATGGTGGCGAGTTGAAAGATGCCGTGCTGCTCATGTTCCGCTCCGAAGGAAAGGATTGGAGCGAAGCGGATCAGGAACTTGCACGGCTTTTCGGCCTTGATCCAGTGATTTCCTTTTCGGGCAAGGCCGGACGGACCAGGCTCTGCTCCGCGTCTGGCGGGTCGTGCCTGCTTGTGGGACTCGGCAAAGCCGACGATCTTGATCTAGACGGATTTCGCGCTGCCGTGGGCACGGCTGTTCGCGCCGCCGCGAGCCAGGAGCTTTCCTGCCTGGCTGTGGCCTCCGAGCATTTGGATCGGCTGGAGTTGGCCGATGACCTGACGCTGGAGTGCGTCGTGGCCGTACGGCTGGCCAGTTATCGTTTCGTAGCCTTCAAGTCCGATCCCGGCGAAGAGGACTGCCCCCGGAGCCTGGCCGTCTGGAGCAGGGATACGGACATGCAGGGCAAAGTGGCCCGGGCGCTGGCCGTGGCTGAAGGAGTGGCCCTGGCGCGCGATCTGGTCAACACTCCGGCCAACGTGGCCACGCCCGAGCATTTGGCCGGCGTTGCCCGTGACCTTGCCGCCCGGTTCGGGTTCGGCGCGCAGGTCTTCGGTCCCAAAGAGATCATCGAGATGGGCATGGGCTCCTTTGCCTCGGTTTTTCGCGGCAGCGACACCCCGGCCAGGTTCATCGTGCTCGACTCGGCGCCGGGCAGCGAGGCAAGGCCGTTGGTCTTCGTGGGCAAGGGCGTGACTTTCGATACTGGCGGCATCTCGCTCAAGCCGTCCGCGAAAATGCATGAGATGAAAGGGGACATGGCCGGAGCCGCCGCCATTCTGGGCCTGTTCATGGCCTTGGGCCGGGCCGGTGAAAGTCCGAGGCGGGTGATCGGGCTGCTGCCGTGCACGGAGAATGTGCCGGGCAGCAAGGCTACCAAGCCCGGTGACGTGGTCACGGCCATGAACGGCAAGACCATCGAGATCCTGAATACCGATGCCGAGGGCCGCCTCATCCTGGCCGACGCTCTGGCCTACAGCGCGCGCTTCGAGCCCGAGATCCTGGTCGATCTGGCCACCCTGACCGGAGCCTGCCTCGTTGCCCTGGGCACCAAGGTCGCGGCGGTCTTCTCGACCACGGCCGAGCTTGATGGGCGCATTCGCGAAGGCGGCAGCCGCGTGGGCGAGCGTTACTGGCCCATGCCCCTTTGGGCGGAATACGGCGTGCCCCTGAAAGGCGAGGTGGCGGATCTGAAGAATATCGCCACTCGGGAGGGCGGGGCGATCTACGCGGCCATGTTCCTGAAGAACTTCGTGCCCGAAGGCGTGGACTGGGCCCATCTGGACATCGCGGGCCCGGCCTGGACAGATGAGAATATGTCCATTTTCAGGCCCGGAGGAACCGGGTTTGGCGTGCGGACATTGTGGGAGCTGATTGGCGCGTATGCCGGGGAGGAGGGGGAGACGGCGCTTTAG
- the thpR gene encoding RNA 2',3'-cyclic phosphodiesterase, with amino-acid sequence MRLFIGIPLPGEYAQIIRQIQAAWKKRLASKVSWVRPELAHVTLRFLGEVDEDKVPVIVQAMQDAARGSFAAQGGAGGFFPAVGAPRVIWIGLRQGREECAAYFEKLDGGLAQAGFSAEQKPFSPHLTVARVKAAARNDEWSGLLVDLKRDWPAFTVSHVVLWQSILKPSGPEYRRVAEVGLAGRS; translated from the coding sequence ATGCGGCTTTTCATAGGCATCCCCCTTCCCGGCGAGTACGCGCAAATCATTCGTCAGATTCAAGCGGCCTGGAAAAAGCGCCTGGCCTCTAAGGTGTCGTGGGTGCGGCCGGAACTGGCTCATGTGACGCTCAGGTTTCTGGGCGAAGTGGATGAGGACAAGGTGCCGGTCATTGTCCAGGCAATGCAGGACGCGGCCCGGGGGAGCTTTGCGGCGCAGGGGGGAGCGGGCGGCTTTTTTCCTGCCGTGGGCGCGCCGCGTGTGATCTGGATCGGTTTGCGCCAGGGACGCGAGGAATGCGCGGCGTATTTTGAAAAGCTTGATGGAGGATTGGCGCAGGCCGGATTTTCTGCCGAGCAAAAACCCTTTTCCCCGCATCTGACCGTGGCCCGGGTCAAGGCTGCGGCCCGAAATGATGAGTGGTCCGGTCTGCTCGTCGATTTGAAGAGGGATTGGCCCGCGTTCACGGTGAGCCATGTCGTGCTCTGGCAGAGCATCCTCAAGCCTTCCGGGCCGGAGTATCGAAGAGTGGCGGAAGTAGGACTGGCGGGCCGGAGCTAG
- a CDS encoding nucleotidyltransferase domain-containing protein: MNAHSGIGLLESDLALIAHAATQLPEIHQVILFGSRAKGTHKPGSDVDLAIKGKNLAYESAIRLASLLNEEAPMPYFFDVVNYDAITEPLLLEHIDRVGQVIFERR; this comes from the coding sequence ATGAACGCGCATTCCGGCATTGGCCTGCTGGAGAGCGACCTGGCGCTGATCGCCCACGCCGCAACGCAACTTCCCGAAATACATCAGGTCATTCTCTTTGGTTCAAGGGCCAAAGGCACGCACAAACCCGGTTCAGATGTAGACTTGGCCATCAAGGGAAAAAACCTTGCTTACGAATCCGCAATCCGGCTGGCCAGCCTTCTCAACGAGGAAGCGCCAATGCCTTACTTTTTTGACGTCGTGAATTACGATGCCATCACGGAACCGCTACTGCTCGAACATATCGACCGGGTGGGCCAGGTGATCTTCGAGCGACGCTAG
- a CDS encoding nucleotidyltransferase substrate binding protein, whose protein sequence is MNTHDVRWRQRFDQFDKSFALLESAMTIEKMTIIERAGLIQFFEMAFEQSWKLLKDYQEAEGFTITSPRQAIKQAYQSGIIADGHAWINALEDRNLTTHTYNEQTANIVEQKIRNAYFPLLKSLHTVFRDKIGQQP, encoded by the coding sequence ATGAATACCCATGATGTACGCTGGCGGCAGAGATTCGACCAGTTCGATAAATCATTTGCCTTGCTGGAATCGGCAATGACCATCGAAAAAATGACAATCATCGAACGGGCGGGACTCATCCAATTTTTTGAAATGGCTTTCGAACAAAGCTGGAAACTGCTCAAGGATTATCAGGAGGCGGAAGGGTTTACGATCACAAGCCCTCGTCAGGCCATCAAGCAGGCCTATCAATCCGGCATCATCGCCGACGGCCATGCCTGGATAAACGCCCTGGAAGACCGCAACCTGACCACACATACCTACAACGAGCAGACGGCAAACATCGTGGAACAAAAAATCCGCAACGCCTACTTCCCCCTGCTCAAATCCCTGCATACGGTTTTCCGCGACAAGATCGGGCAACAGCCATGA